In Candidatus Contubernalis alkalaceticus, the following proteins share a genomic window:
- the rplI gene encoding 50S ribosomal protein L9: MKVILLKGVKKLGEAGDVKDVSQGYARNYLIPNGMAVEATPSALKDLEKQKNILERKEKNLMEKMEAMAEKLKGLQLTLSAKVGEGGKLFGSVTSKDIAEKLQEQGFNIDRRKIDLKDPIRGLGAYNLNLKLHPEVSVEIEVIVEEG; the protein is encoded by the coding sequence ATGAAGGTAATACTGCTCAAGGGAGTAAAAAAGTTAGGTGAAGCAGGGGATGTAAAGGATGTTTCCCAGGGTTATGCCCGCAATTATCTTATTCCCAACGGGATGGCTGTAGAAGCTACTCCCAGTGCATTGAAGGATCTGGAAAAGCAGAAGAACATTCTTGAGCGCAAGGAAAAGAATCTAATGGAAAAGATGGAGGCCATGGCTGAGAAATTAAAGGGGCTCCAGCTAACGCTCAGCGCTAAAGTAGGTGAAGGGGGCAAGCTTTTCGGTTCGGTTACCAGTAAAGACATTGCCGAGAAGCTTCAGGAACAGGGTTTCAATATCGACCGACGGAAGATTGACTTAAAAGATCCTATTCGGGGGCTGGGTGCTTATAACTTAAATCTGAAGCTGCATCCGGAAGTATCTGTGGAGATAGAAGTAATAGTGGAAGAAGGGTAG
- a CDS encoding single-stranded DNA-binding protein, protein MINSVVLVGRLTRDPELRYTPSGGNAVVNFTLAVNRPFTNQQGEREADFVRIVAWRKLAENCANFLGKGRLAAVTGRLQVRSYEADDGQRRTIAEVVADNVQFLDKKDSQNKGDSYEDFMGGEVSEDDVPF, encoded by the coding sequence ATGATTAATTCAGTAGTTTTAGTAGGAAGGCTTACCCGGGATCCGGAATTGAGGTATACTCCTTCCGGGGGAAACGCCGTAGTTAATTTTACCTTGGCTGTCAACAGGCCCTTTACTAACCAACAGGGTGAAAGAGAAGCAGATTTTGTTAGAATTGTAGCCTGGAGAAAACTGGCAGAGAACTGTGCCAATTTTCTAGGTAAAGGCAGATTAGCAGCGGTAACCGGCAGGCTGCAGGTCAGGAGCTACGAGGCCGATGACGGTCAAAGGAGAACTATAGCCGAGGTTGTTGCGGACAATGTTCAGTTTCTCGACAAAAAAGATTCACAGAACAAAGGTGATTCTTATGAAGATTTCATGGGGGGAGAAGTATCTGAAGATGATGTCCCCTTTTAA
- a CDS encoding adenylosuccinate synthase: MGTIVVVGTQWGDEGKGKITDILAEKAGLVVRFQGGNNAGHTIVIEDKTYKLHLIPSGVFNPGTISIIGNGLVIDPEVLINEIKGLEIQGIDTSCIKISDRAHVIMPYHRRLDTLEEEKRQIKIGTTKRGIGPAYFDKISRTGIRIGELINPEEFSLRLKTVLESKNEIFEKIYGVESMNFEEIFEEYSQYALLLKDKVADTSILIDQAVEQGESVLFEGAQGVMLDIDHGTYPFVTSSNPTAGAVCVGAGIGPGRIDKVVGVVKAYTTRVGEGPFSTELFGELADSLREAGGEYGTTTGRPRRIGWMDAVVMRHARRLNALTHLAITKLDVLSGLPTVKICTGYELDGKVIKEWPASLGVLEKCKPIYEEMEGWTQDLSKIDRYEDFPPQAIAYVKRIEELANVPVSIVSVGPGRNQTKFLEEISF, from the coding sequence TTGGGTACCATAGTAGTGGTGGGAACACAATGGGGAGATGAGGGAAAAGGTAAAATTACTGATATACTGGCGGAGAAAGCCGGTTTGGTAGTGCGTTTTCAAGGGGGAAACAATGCCGGTCATACCATCGTGATCGAAGACAAAACCTATAAACTTCACTTGATTCCCTCGGGAGTCTTTAATCCTGGGACCATAAGTATCATTGGAAATGGATTGGTAATAGACCCGGAGGTTCTGATAAATGAAATAAAAGGCCTGGAAATACAGGGTATCGATACCTCCTGTATTAAAATCAGTGACCGGGCTCACGTGATTATGCCTTATCATAGAAGGCTGGACACTCTGGAGGAGGAAAAGCGTCAGATCAAGATTGGCACCACTAAAAGGGGCATCGGCCCAGCTTACTTTGATAAAATATCCCGTACAGGGATTCGCATAGGAGAGTTGATTAACCCGGAGGAGTTTTCCCTCCGGTTAAAAACAGTTCTGGAATCAAAGAATGAAATTTTTGAAAAAATATATGGCGTAGAATCTATGAATTTTGAGGAAATATTTGAAGAATACAGCCAATATGCCCTTCTGTTGAAGGATAAAGTGGCAGATACCTCAATTTTAATCGACCAGGCGGTTGAGCAGGGGGAATCGGTATTGTTTGAGGGAGCTCAGGGAGTTATGCTGGATATCGACCATGGCACCTATCCCTTTGTTACCTCCTCAAATCCTACAGCGGGAGCAGTATGTGTGGGTGCAGGAATAGGCCCGGGCAGGATTGATAAGGTGGTAGGAGTGGTTAAAGCTTATACAACTCGAGTAGGGGAAGGCCCTTTTTCAACAGAACTTTTTGGTGAACTGGCAGACAGCCTTAGGGAAGCCGGAGGAGAATACGGCACAACTACAGGCCGGCCCCGAAGGATTGGTTGGATGGACGCAGTGGTGATGAGGCATGCCCGCCGCCTGAATGCTTTGACTCATCTAGCTATAACCAAGCTGGATGTGCTTAGCGGCCTTCCCACAGTAAAAATCTGCACTGGTTATGAATTGGATGGAAAGGTGATAAAGGAATGGCCGGCAAGCCTGGGAGTCCTGGAAAAGTGTAAGCCCATTTATGAGGAAATGGAGGGTTGGACTCAGGATCTGTCTAAAATTGATAGGTACGAAGACTTCCCCCCTCAGGCAATTGCTTATGTAAAACGTATTGAAGAGCTGGCAAATGTTCCTGTTTCCATTGTTTCTGTAGGTCCCGGCAGGAACCAGACCAAATTTCTTGAGGAAATCAGTTTTTAG
- the dnaB gene encoding replicative DNA helicase: MSNLLDKVPPHSLEAEQSVLGSMLLEREAIIAGSEHLKPQDFYREIHQKIFEAMLNLSDRGEPVDLVTLSEELRQNNQLELVGGVSYLTQVVDMVPTAANIVTYASIVREKAVLRQLIGVSSQIVSRCYDGGRELDEILDESEKMIFQVANRGDQRGYVVIKDILMETFERIEYLYEHKKGITGVPTGFVDLDNMTAGFQNSDLIIVAARPAMGKTTLALNMAQNVGTRQKLPVAIFSLEMSKEQLVMRMLCSQAGIDAHRLRRGFLTGDDWPKLVRAVGPLAEAPIYIDDTPAISVMEMRAKSRRLMAEHGLSIIFVDYLQLMQSHGRQENRQQEISLISRSLKALAKELNVPIVALSQLSRAVETRNDKRPVLSDLLESGGIEANADLVAFIYRDDYYRQDSQDKNIAEIIVAKQRNGPTGTIRLVFQDSFTRFQNASAEHMQETGT, encoded by the coding sequence ATGAGTAATTTGTTAGATAAGGTCCCTCCACACAGCCTGGAGGCAGAACAATCGGTGCTGGGCTCCATGCTTCTGGAACGGGAGGCTATTATTGCCGGATCGGAACATTTAAAACCCCAGGATTTTTATAGGGAAATACATCAGAAAATTTTTGAAGCTATGCTGAATCTCTCGGATCGTGGGGAACCGGTAGATCTGGTGACTTTAAGTGAAGAACTCCGCCAGAATAACCAATTGGAACTGGTAGGGGGAGTATCATACCTGACTCAAGTGGTGGATATGGTGCCCACAGCTGCCAACATAGTAACCTATGCTTCCATAGTAAGGGAGAAGGCAGTGCTCAGGCAGCTGATTGGTGTCTCTTCACAGATTGTCAGCCGGTGTTATGACGGGGGACGAGAGCTGGATGAAATATTGGATGAGTCGGAAAAGATGATCTTTCAGGTGGCCAACCGGGGTGATCAGAGGGGCTATGTGGTTATCAAAGACATTCTTATGGAAACCTTTGAGCGCATCGAATATCTGTATGAGCACAAAAAGGGGATAACTGGAGTACCCACGGGATTTGTGGACCTGGATAATATGACTGCGGGTTTTCAAAATTCCGACCTGATTATTGTTGCTGCAAGGCCAGCTATGGGTAAGACCACTTTGGCTCTGAACATGGCTCAAAATGTTGGCACCCGACAAAAACTCCCTGTGGCAATTTTCAGCCTGGAAATGTCTAAGGAGCAGCTGGTTATGCGTATGCTCTGCTCTCAGGCAGGGATAGATGCCCATCGTCTGCGCAGAGGTTTTTTAACAGGAGATGATTGGCCCAAGCTGGTTCGGGCCGTAGGGCCTCTGGCAGAAGCTCCTATTTATATTGATGATACCCCGGCTATAAGCGTAATGGAAATGCGGGCCAAATCCCGACGGCTGATGGCAGAGCATGGGCTTAGCATTATATTTGTGGATTATCTGCAGCTTATGCAGTCCCATGGGAGACAAGAAAACCGGCAGCAGGAAATTTCTTTAATTTCCCGTTCTCTCAAGGCCCTGGCTAAGGAATTGAATGTACCCATTGTAGCCCTTTCTCAGCTGAGCCGAGCGGTGGAGACCCGGAACGATAAGAGGCCTGTTTTGAGCGACCTGTTGGAATCCGGTGGCATTGAGGCTAATGCTGATCTGGTAGCCTTTATATATCGGGATGATTATTATCGACAGGATTCCCAGGACAAGAATATAGCAGAGATAATTGTTGCCAAGCAGAGGAATGGCCCTACAGGCACTATTCGTCTTGTTTTTCAGGATTCCTTTACCCGTTTTCAAAATGCATCAGCGGAGCACATGCAGGAAACGGGGACTTAG
- the lonC gene encoding Lon family ATP-dependent protease — protein sequence MKNLEPDNIDSLLKRFQKNLSQKEKTKKRVSAIYDMLADIYGADKLILKAGKLESLKLLRSKETEERILGLQKILYEDPTLESPPEPENIPEVLEELEEKIADLLARQSLEDSLQRKINKKMQEKHDEYMQDLKKQILTEQESAENSQTLKKLAVLEKKEHVRLSRSIMEVLRPSVLQEIVGQSSAVKSLLSKLAAPYPQHILLYGPPGVGKTTAARLALQAAKELSYTPFEREAPFEEVDATTLRWDPREATNPLTGSVHDPIYQGAKRDLVEGGIPEPKPGLVTDAHGGVLFIDEIGEMDLHLQSKLLKVLEDKRVFFDSAYYDPSDENIPQYIKKLFDEGAPADFILIGATTRSPSKISPALRSRCTEVYFEPLGPEDIKAIIIGAAGKLKVELSPEVPGIISEYTIEGRKAINILADAYGLALYEQVGEAANPKDTNVQIKSEEVYKVLQTARLAPHAPVKAGSKEQSGKIFGLGSFGYVGVVLEIEAAVFPSSNGKGSIRFNDTAGSMARDSVFNAVTAIKRLTGQDLNDYGLHVNVVGGGNIEGPSAGAAILAAMYSALKDLPIKTDLAVTGEISLQGTIKPVGGIQEKIYGAKQAGISKIFIPKANLKDVHTRFSEIQVIGVSTAKELLEQIF from the coding sequence ATGAAGAATTTAGAGCCGGATAACATAGATTCCCTATTAAAACGCTTTCAAAAAAACTTATCCCAGAAAGAAAAAACAAAGAAAAGAGTGTCTGCCATCTATGATATGCTGGCAGACATATATGGGGCAGACAAGCTTATCTTAAAGGCAGGAAAACTAGAGTCTTTGAAGCTGCTTCGTTCCAAGGAGACAGAAGAAAGGATTTTAGGGCTTCAGAAGATTTTATACGAAGACCCAACCCTGGAAAGCCCTCCGGAACCGGAGAATATCCCGGAGGTTTTGGAGGAATTAGAAGAAAAGATAGCAGATTTATTGGCACGGCAATCTCTGGAGGATTCCCTGCAGAGAAAAATTAACAAAAAGATGCAGGAAAAACATGATGAGTATATGCAGGATTTAAAAAAACAAATTTTAACTGAACAGGAGAGCGCTGAAAATTCACAGACCCTGAAAAAGCTGGCGGTTCTGGAAAAAAAAGAACATGTTCGGCTTTCCCGTTCCATAATGGAGGTACTGCGTCCTTCTGTTCTGCAGGAAATTGTAGGCCAGAGCAGTGCAGTCAAGTCCCTGCTGTCCAAATTGGCAGCCCCTTATCCTCAGCATATTCTTTTGTATGGACCGCCGGGGGTAGGGAAAACCACTGCAGCCCGGTTGGCGCTTCAGGCGGCTAAAGAACTTTCCTATACCCCTTTTGAGAGGGAAGCTCCCTTCGAAGAGGTGGATGCCACCACATTGCGTTGGGATCCTCGGGAAGCAACAAATCCTCTTACCGGTTCCGTGCATGATCCAATTTATCAGGGGGCAAAAAGAGACCTGGTGGAAGGGGGCATCCCTGAGCCGAAACCGGGGCTGGTTACTGATGCCCATGGAGGAGTATTGTTTATTGATGAAATTGGGGAAATGGACCTGCATCTGCAGAGTAAACTCTTAAAGGTGCTGGAAGATAAACGGGTTTTCTTTGATTCTGCTTATTATGACCCCAGCGATGAAAACATTCCTCAATATATAAAGAAGCTTTTTGATGAAGGAGCTCCAGCAGACTTTATTCTAATTGGAGCAACCACCCGAAGCCCCTCGAAGATATCTCCGGCCCTGCGTTCTCGCTGCACCGAAGTATATTTTGAGCCCCTGGGGCCTGAAGATATTAAAGCAATTATTATTGGGGCTGCCGGAAAACTGAAGGTGGAACTGTCCCCGGAAGTACCGGGTATCATCAGTGAATACACTATCGAAGGACGAAAGGCCATCAATATATTGGCTGATGCTTACGGACTGGCCCTTTATGAACAGGTGGGTGAGGCCGCCAATCCAAAGGACACCAATGTTCAGATAAAGTCGGAAGAAGTCTATAAAGTGTTACAAACTGCCCGTCTTGCTCCCCATGCTCCTGTTAAAGCCGGGTCAAAAGAACAGTCAGGAAAAATATTTGGGCTGGGTTCCTTTGGTTATGTAGGCGTGGTTCTGGAGATTGAAGCAGCCGTATTTCCCTCCTCCAACGGCAAGGGGAGTATAAGGTTCAATGATACCGCCGGTTCCATGGCCAGGGATTCCGTTTTTAATGCCGTAACCGCTATTAAAAGGCTTACGGGCCAGGATTTAAATGACTATGGCCTTCATGTAAATGTGGTTGGAGGGGGAAACATAGAGGGGCCCTCGGCGGGGGCAGCTATTTTAGCGGCCATGTACAGCGCTTTAAAAGACCTGCCCATTAAAACCGATCTGGCCGTAACTGGAGAAATATCCCTGCAGGGCACAATAAAGCCTGTGGGAGGCATACAGGAAAAAATCTACGGCGCTAAACAGGCGGGAATAAGCAAAATATTTATACCGAAGGCCAACCTTAAAGATGTTCACACCCGGTTTAGTGAAATTCAAGTGATAGGGGTCTCAACTGCTAAAGAGCTTCTAGAGCAAATTTTTTGA
- a CDS encoding IS1634 family transposase yields the protein MRLSISKSKNSTSLYVIKSTYENGVHSSKIVEKLGTVNDLSKKLNGQDPIEWAKKYIAELNQKEKEEKLDVLVKYSPSKVITKDEQRSFNGGYLFLQQIYYQLGLHKICKEMLGKYKVTYDLNSILSRLIYGRIIFPSSKLATYQLSSRFIEQPNFELQHIYRALEVIAKETDFLQSSLYNNSLKVSKRNTGVLYYDCTNYFFEIEQADGDKQYGPSKEHRPNPIIQMGLFMDGDGIPLAFSINKGNTNEQLTLKPLEKKILSDFNLSKFIVCTDAGLASKNNRKFNDREERAFITTQSIKKLKAHLKKWALDPNEWHLSNDVKTYDISKLDDEKAKNKMFYKERWIKENDLEQKIIVTYSIKYRDYQRKIRNSQIERAQKTIDSNPTKIKKCNQNDCRRFIKKTNFTPDGEIAEKEIYSIDTEVIAKEEAFDGFYAVCTNLEDDASEIIKVNNRRWEIEECFRIMKSEFKARPVYLSRDDRIEAHFTTCFISLIIYRLLEKKLGEKYTCSEIIRGLKDMNFHEIKGEGYTPTYTRTDFTDDLHEAFDFRTDYQIIKTKQMKKIFKATKK from the coding sequence GAACAGTTAATGATTTGAGTAAAAAGTTAAACGGCCAGGATCCCATTGAATGGGCAAAGAAATACATAGCAGAGCTGAATCAAAAAGAGAAGGAAGAAAAGCTTGATGTGTTGGTAAAGTACTCACCTTCCAAGGTCATTACGAAAGATGAACAGCGCTCTTTTAACGGTGGTTATCTTTTTCTTCAACAAATATACTATCAACTTGGCCTTCACAAAATATGTAAAGAAATGTTAGGAAAATACAAGGTTACATATGACCTAAACTCCATACTCTCCAGATTGATTTACGGAAGAATAATCTTCCCTTCATCTAAGCTCGCCACTTACCAACTTTCCTCAAGATTTATAGAACAACCTAACTTTGAACTTCAACATATATACAGAGCTCTTGAAGTTATTGCTAAGGAAACGGATTTTTTACAATCATCCTTGTACAACAACAGTTTAAAAGTTTCTAAGAGAAATACTGGTGTACTTTATTATGATTGCACCAATTATTTTTTTGAAATTGAACAGGCAGATGGCGATAAGCAATACGGTCCATCAAAAGAGCATAGACCAAACCCAATCATTCAAATGGGCCTATTTATGGATGGAGACGGTATCCCTCTTGCATTTAGCATCAACAAAGGAAATACAAATGAACAATTAACACTAAAACCCTTAGAAAAGAAAATTCTATCTGATTTTAATCTTTCTAAATTTATCGTATGTACCGATGCCGGTCTAGCGTCCAAAAATAACAGAAAATTTAACGACAGGGAAGAACGAGCATTTATTACAACTCAATCAATTAAGAAATTAAAAGCACATCTAAAAAAATGGGCACTTGATCCAAACGAATGGCACCTCTCTAACGATGTAAAAACCTATGACATCTCTAAACTAGATGATGAGAAAGCTAAAAATAAAATGTTTTACAAAGAACGTTGGATTAAAGAAAATGACCTTGAACAAAAAATCATTGTGACGTACTCTATCAAGTATAGAGATTATCAAAGAAAAATCCGTAATTCACAGATAGAACGTGCACAAAAAACAATAGATTCAAATCCTACAAAAATAAAAAAATGTAATCAGAATGATTGCAGAAGATTTATTAAAAAAACTAATTTTACTCCTGATGGAGAAATTGCTGAAAAAGAAATATACAGTATTGATACAGAGGTTATCGCTAAAGAAGAAGCCTTTGATGGGTTTTATGCTGTATGTACAAACCTTGAGGATGATGCTTCTGAAATAATTAAAGTAAACAATAGACGATGGGAGATTGAAGAATGTTTTAGAATTATGAAAAGTGAATTTAAAGCCAGACCTGTTTATTTAAGCCGTGATGACAGAATAGAAGCACATTTTACAACTTGCTTTATATCCTTAATTATTTACAGATTATTGGAAAAAAAGCTTGGTGAGAAATATACCTGCAGTGAAATAATTAGAGGATTAAAGGATATGAACTTTCATGAAATAAAGGGGGAGGGTTACACTCCAACATATACGAGAACTGACTTTACTGATGATTTACATGAGGCATTTGATTTCCGTACAGACTACCAGATTATAAAAACAAAACAAATGAAAAAAATTTTTAAAGCGACAAAAAAATAA
- the rpsR gene encoding 30S ribosomal protein S18, with product MRRERGRKGRKKVCNFCVEKVKSIDYKAADKLRRYITERGKILPRRISGNCASHQRQLTRAIKRSRNIALLPYTIE from the coding sequence TTGAGAAGAGAGCGAGGCAGAAAAGGAAGAAAAAAGGTATGTAATTTTTGTGTAGAAAAAGTAAAAAGTATCGATTACAAGGCAGCTGATAAGCTCAGACGTTATATAACGGAACGGGGCAAAATCTTACCCCGTAGGATTTCCGGTAATTGTGCCAGTCACCAGAGACAGCTTACCAGGGCTATTAAAAGGTCTCGGAATATTGCCCTTTTGCCCTATACCATAGAGTAA